A single region of the Ictalurus punctatus breed USDA103 chromosome 26, Coco_2.0, whole genome shotgun sequence genome encodes:
- the dis3 gene encoding exosome complex exonuclease RRP44 isoform X3, with product MKDTIHDKGKHFYTFTNEHHRETFVEREQGESANDRNDRAIRVAAKWYTEHLSKSASAAELKVVLLTNDRANKEKAEQSGVIAYRCEEYIKSLIGNPELVDRLALTSDDQIEISGSKLLFPEHLPLSKIQAGIKSGAFLQGSFRANTDNYLEATVFIHGEGGKTTEVLLQGLQNLNRAVHQDVVAVELFPKERWVAPSSVVLQDDQQNDEDTEEEEAEKKLESPVRDTSMLKPTGRVVGVIKRNWRPFCGMLNQSQIKEATRHLFTPADRRIPRIRIETRQALTLVGQRIIVAIDGWPRNSRYPNGHFVRNLGGAGDKETETEVLLLEHDVPHQSFSHAVLSFLPKMPWSITEEDLKVRADLRHLCVCSVDPPGCTDIDDALHCRELDNGNLEVGVHIADVSHFIRPGNALDQEAANRGTTVYLCEKRIDMVPELLSSNLCSLRSNVERLAFSCIWEMNHKAEIINTRFTKSVINSKASLTYAEAQMRIDDSSMNDEVTKSLRGLNTLAKILKGRRIEKGALTLSSPEVRFHIDSETHDPIDLQTKELKDTNSMVEEFMLLANISVAQKIYEEFSECALLRKHPAPPPSNYDILIKAAKSRDLVIRTDSAKALADSLNQATVENFPYFNTLLRILATRCMMQAVYFCSGMDNDFHHYGLASPIYTHFTSPIRRYSDIIVHRLLAVAIHADSTYPELMDKHKQSALCNNLNYRHKMAQYAQRASVAFNTQLFFKNRGVLNEEGFILFVRKNAIMILIPKFGLEGTVFFESKDRPGPRLRFDSEGPSLTVEDQHTFHIFDKVKVTISLDASNIQHQKIRMALLEPVIPGVSVSLPEPEPEAKKPKLDR from the exons ATGAAAGATACTATCCATGACAAGGGGAAACATTTCTATACGTTCACTAATGAACATCACAG GGAGACATTTGTTGAAAGGGAGCAGGGTGAGAGCGCCAACGACCGCAACGACCGAGCCATTCGCGTGGCGGCTAAGTGGTACACGGAGCACCTGAGCAAATCGGCGAGCGCTGCAGAGCTGAAAGTGGTGCTGCTCACGAACGACCGCGCAAACAAGGAGAAAGCCGAGCAGAGCGGCGTGATCGCTTACAGGT GTGAGGAGTACATCAAAAGCCTGATTGGAAATCCCGAACTGGTGGACAGACTGGCACTGACCTCTGATGATCAA atTGAGATCAGTGGCAGTAAGCTGCTTTTCCCAGAGCATCTGCCTCTGTCCAAGATTCAGGCGGGCATCAAGAGCGGCGCCTTTCTGCAGGGGTCGTTCCGGGCAAACACTGACAACTACCTGGAGGCCACAGTCTTCATCCATGGAGAAGGAGGCAAGACCACAGAG gtTCTTCTTCAGGGCCTGCAAAACCTCAACCGGGCCGTGCACCAGGACGTCGTGGCTGTGGAGCTCTTCCCCAAAGAGCGCTGGGTCGCTCCTTCTTCTGTGGTGCTGCAGGACGATCAGCAGAATGATGAAGACACGGAGGAAGAAGAGGCAGAGAAGAAG TTGGAGAGCCCTGTACGGGATACCTCTATGCTAAAGCCCACTGGTCGCGTGGTGGGGGTTATCAAGAGGAACTGGCGACCCTTCTGCGGGATGCTCAACCAGTCTCAAATCAAAGAG GCCACCAGGCATCTGTTCACCCCGGCTGACCGACGAATCCCACGGATCCGCATCGAGACACGTCAGGCCTTAACACTGGTGGGCCAGAGGATAATCGTGGCCATTGACGGCTGGCCGAGGAATTCCAGATATCCCAAT GGTCACTTTGTGAGGAACCTGGGAGGTGCAGGTGATAAGGAGACCGAGACGGAGGTTCTGCTTTTAGAGCACGACGTTCCGCACCAGTCTTTCTCGCACGCCGTGCTCAGCTTCTTACCCAAAATGCCTTGGAGTATCACAGAAGAG GATCTGAAAGTGAGAGCGGATCTGAGGCACCTGTGCGTGTGCAGTGTCGACCCTCCTGGCTGTACAGATATTGATGATGCCTTGCACTGTCGTGAACTGGACAATGGAAACCTGgag GTCGGTGTCCATATCGCAGACGTGAGCCACTTTATTCGCCCAGGAAACGCGTTAGATCAGGAGGCAGCCAACAGAGGCACCACAGTCTATCTGTGTGAAAAG AGGATTGATATGGTTCCTGAGCTTCTGAGCTCTAACCTCTGCTCTCTGCGCTCCAATGTGGAACG GTTAGCATTTTCCTGTATTTGGGAAATGAACCACAAGGCTGAAATCATAAATACCCGCTTCACCAAGAGTGTCATCAATTCCAAG GCCTCTCTGACTTACGCTGAAGCTCAGATGCGAATCGATGACTCCAGCATGAACGATGAAGTCACCAAGAGTCTCCGGGGTCTGAACACGCTGGCCAAGATTTTAAAGGGCCGGCGAATTGAAAAAGG GGCCCTGACGCTGTCCTCTCCTGAAGTGCGGTTCCACATAGACAGCGAAACTCATGACCCTATAGACCTCCAGACCAAAGAGCTAAA AGACACTAACTCCATGGTGGAGGAGTTCATGTTGCTGGCGAACATCTCTGTGGCTCAGAAGATCTATGAGGAATTCTCAGAATGTGCTCTGCTCCGGAAACACCCCGCACCTCCTCCGTCCAACTACGACATCCTTATCAAGGCCGCCAAGTCAAGG GATCTAGTGATCCGGACGGATTCGGCCAAAGCTCTGGCGGATTCTCTGAACCAGGCCACTGTGGAGAATTTTCCCTACTTCAACACACTGCTGCGTATCCTGGCCACACGCTGCATGATGCAGGCTGTTTACTTCTGCTCGGGGATGGACAACGACTTCCACCATTACGGCCTGGCGTCTCCCATCTACACACACTTCACCTCGCCTATCAGGCG ataCTCTGACATCATAGTGCACCGGCTGCTGGCTGTGGCCATCCACGCTGACAGCACCTACCCCGAGCTCATGGACAAACACAAGCAGTCAGCTCTGTGCAACAACCTCAACTACAGACACAAGATGGCGCAGTATGCCCAGAGAGCCTCAGTGGCCTTCAACACACAG CTCTTCTTCAAGAACAGAGGCGTTCTGAACGAAGAAGGCTTCATTCTGTTCGTGAGGAAGAACGCCATCATGATCCTCATCCCAAAGTTCGGCCTGGAGGGCACGGTGTTCTTTGAGAGCAAGGACAGACCAGGACCACGGCTCCGCTTCGACTCCGAG GGCCCGTCCCTGACCGTGGAGGATCAGCACACCTTCCACATATTCGACAAGGTGAAAGTGACCATCAGTCTGGATGCCTCCAACATCCAGCACCAGAAGATCAGGATGGCTCTGTTAGAGCCGGTG ATCCCCGGTGTCAGTGTGTCGTTACCAGAACCGGAACCTGAGGCAAAGAAACCCAAACTGGATCGCTGA
- the dis3 gene encoding exosome complex exonuclease RRP44 isoform X2, translating to MSLNYLIPDTNVVLHQIDILEDPLIRNVIILQTVLQEVRHRSAPVYKRMKDTIHDKGKHFYTFTNEHHRETFVEREQGESANDRNDRAIRVAAKWYTEHLSKSASAAELKVVLLTNDRANKEKAEQSGVIAYRCEEYIKSLIGNPELVDRLALTSDDQIEISGSKLLFPEHLPLSKIQAGIKSGAFLQGSFRANTDNYLEATVFIHGEGGKTTEVLLQGLQNLNRAVHQDVVAVELFPKERWVAPSSVVLQDDQQNDEDTEEEEAEKKLESPVRDTSMLKPTGRVVGVIKRNWRPFCGMLNQSQIKEATRHLFTPADRRIPRIRIETRQALTLVGQRIIVAIDGWPRNSRYPNGHFVRNLGGAGDKETETEVLLLEHDVPHQSFSHAVLSFLPKMPWSITEEDLKVRADLRHLCVCSVDPPGCTDIDDALHCRELDNGNLEVGVHIADVSHFIRPGNALDQEAANRGTTVYLCEKRIDMVPELLSSNLCSLRSNVERLAFSCIWEMNHKAEIINTRFTKSVINSKASLTYAEAQMRIDDSSMNDEVTKSLRGLNTLAKILKGRRIEKGALTLSSPEVRFHIDSETHDPIDLQTKELKDTNSMVEEFMLLANISVAQKIYEEFSECALLRKHPAPPPSNYDILIKAAKSRDLVIRTDSAKALADSLNQATVENFPYFNTLLRILATRCMMQAVYFCSGMDNDFHHYGLASPIYTHFTSPIRRYSDIIVHRLLAVAIHADSTYPELMDKHKQSALCNNLNYRHKMAQYAQRASVAFNTQLFFKNRGVLNEEGFILFVRKNAIMILIPKFGLEGTVFFESKDRPGPRLRFDSEGPSLTVEDQHTFHIFDKVKVTISLDASNIQHQKIRMALLEPVIPGVSVSLPEPEPEAKKPKLDR from the exons ATGAGTTTAAACTATCTCATCCCGGATACTAATGTAGTCCTACATCAG ATCGACATTCTGGAGGACCCCCTGATCAGGAACGTGATCATCCTACAGACGGTTTTACAGGAAGTCCGACACAGAAGTGCTCCGGTGTACAAACGGATGAAAGATACTATCCATGACAAGGGGAAACATTTCTATACGTTCACTAATGAACATCACAG GGAGACATTTGTTGAAAGGGAGCAGGGTGAGAGCGCCAACGACCGCAACGACCGAGCCATTCGCGTGGCGGCTAAGTGGTACACGGAGCACCTGAGCAAATCGGCGAGCGCTGCAGAGCTGAAAGTGGTGCTGCTCACGAACGACCGCGCAAACAAGGAGAAAGCCGAGCAGAGCGGCGTGATCGCTTACAGGT GTGAGGAGTACATCAAAAGCCTGATTGGAAATCCCGAACTGGTGGACAGACTGGCACTGACCTCTGATGATCAA atTGAGATCAGTGGCAGTAAGCTGCTTTTCCCAGAGCATCTGCCTCTGTCCAAGATTCAGGCGGGCATCAAGAGCGGCGCCTTTCTGCAGGGGTCGTTCCGGGCAAACACTGACAACTACCTGGAGGCCACAGTCTTCATCCATGGAGAAGGAGGCAAGACCACAGAG gtTCTTCTTCAGGGCCTGCAAAACCTCAACCGGGCCGTGCACCAGGACGTCGTGGCTGTGGAGCTCTTCCCCAAAGAGCGCTGGGTCGCTCCTTCTTCTGTGGTGCTGCAGGACGATCAGCAGAATGATGAAGACACGGAGGAAGAAGAGGCAGAGAAGAAG TTGGAGAGCCCTGTACGGGATACCTCTATGCTAAAGCCCACTGGTCGCGTGGTGGGGGTTATCAAGAGGAACTGGCGACCCTTCTGCGGGATGCTCAACCAGTCTCAAATCAAAGAG GCCACCAGGCATCTGTTCACCCCGGCTGACCGACGAATCCCACGGATCCGCATCGAGACACGTCAGGCCTTAACACTGGTGGGCCAGAGGATAATCGTGGCCATTGACGGCTGGCCGAGGAATTCCAGATATCCCAAT GGTCACTTTGTGAGGAACCTGGGAGGTGCAGGTGATAAGGAGACCGAGACGGAGGTTCTGCTTTTAGAGCACGACGTTCCGCACCAGTCTTTCTCGCACGCCGTGCTCAGCTTCTTACCCAAAATGCCTTGGAGTATCACAGAAGAG GATCTGAAAGTGAGAGCGGATCTGAGGCACCTGTGCGTGTGCAGTGTCGACCCTCCTGGCTGTACAGATATTGATGATGCCTTGCACTGTCGTGAACTGGACAATGGAAACCTGgag GTCGGTGTCCATATCGCAGACGTGAGCCACTTTATTCGCCCAGGAAACGCGTTAGATCAGGAGGCAGCCAACAGAGGCACCACAGTCTATCTGTGTGAAAAG AGGATTGATATGGTTCCTGAGCTTCTGAGCTCTAACCTCTGCTCTCTGCGCTCCAATGTGGAACG GTTAGCATTTTCCTGTATTTGGGAAATGAACCACAAGGCTGAAATCATAAATACCCGCTTCACCAAGAGTGTCATCAATTCCAAG GCCTCTCTGACTTACGCTGAAGCTCAGATGCGAATCGATGACTCCAGCATGAACGATGAAGTCACCAAGAGTCTCCGGGGTCTGAACACGCTGGCCAAGATTTTAAAGGGCCGGCGAATTGAAAAAGG GGCCCTGACGCTGTCCTCTCCTGAAGTGCGGTTCCACATAGACAGCGAAACTCATGACCCTATAGACCTCCAGACCAAAGAGCTAAA AGACACTAACTCCATGGTGGAGGAGTTCATGTTGCTGGCGAACATCTCTGTGGCTCAGAAGATCTATGAGGAATTCTCAGAATGTGCTCTGCTCCGGAAACACCCCGCACCTCCTCCGTCCAACTACGACATCCTTATCAAGGCCGCCAAGTCAAGG GATCTAGTGATCCGGACGGATTCGGCCAAAGCTCTGGCGGATTCTCTGAACCAGGCCACTGTGGAGAATTTTCCCTACTTCAACACACTGCTGCGTATCCTGGCCACACGCTGCATGATGCAGGCTGTTTACTTCTGCTCGGGGATGGACAACGACTTCCACCATTACGGCCTGGCGTCTCCCATCTACACACACTTCACCTCGCCTATCAGGCG ataCTCTGACATCATAGTGCACCGGCTGCTGGCTGTGGCCATCCACGCTGACAGCACCTACCCCGAGCTCATGGACAAACACAAGCAGTCAGCTCTGTGCAACAACCTCAACTACAGACACAAGATGGCGCAGTATGCCCAGAGAGCCTCAGTGGCCTTCAACACACAG CTCTTCTTCAAGAACAGAGGCGTTCTGAACGAAGAAGGCTTCATTCTGTTCGTGAGGAAGAACGCCATCATGATCCTCATCCCAAAGTTCGGCCTGGAGGGCACGGTGTTCTTTGAGAGCAAGGACAGACCAGGACCACGGCTCCGCTTCGACTCCGAG GGCCCGTCCCTGACCGTGGAGGATCAGCACACCTTCCACATATTCGACAAGGTGAAAGTGACCATCAGTCTGGATGCCTCCAACATCCAGCACCAGAAGATCAGGATGGCTCTGTTAGAGCCGGTG ATCCCCGGTGTCAGTGTGTCGTTACCAGAACCGGAACCTGAGGCAAAGAAACCCAAACTGGATCGCTGA
- the bora gene encoding protein aurora borealis yields the protein MGDVVEIQITPETPGRPAILNPFESPTDYHRLHEPLVPSPSVFKCSIASSATPAKFKWSIDEMASLLPVHIDPEDIHRQALFMSQSRTDAEIEQKRQNAIEQFFTKGAIVPSPWGPLASKQSTLLSHEKSLSSPLVTEEQPSAKKIHATCQTTLSLPVDFDIEKVLGDYYRMDEVSEQVQESLSCSSLRRKLFLDGHASGSDSSSPPSPEREAHGGSRETISPVIVSPVKCGITATTPSSGQFSSSPIQERGRAYSLGSMTSPMFPELSSPLFKSPTVSPIVLQHSITPQSGERKRLSFLTPDGLPSCSQNAAVNRCGQSPYVEGCSPIRSCSPLRAHHSSRSSSVLQPHLQDKEDIFLSESLPTMVLDSCSPGVQARHGESQGSLPVLERMEQSEPIEDELGQASPRPFPEEDEEEEEVEEVASGEEFCRLSSSSNGESTRMFVSLLAERSIAPYDISMQVDSGYNTYSTCTISLMDAVSTDSQSKEPQDTHTTEEGLAHSKHTKSKLLLPSH from the exons ATGGGAGATGTAGTCGAGATCCAGATCACACCAGAAACCCCGGGGAGACCCGCCATCCTCAACCCGTTTGAGAGTCCCACCGACTACCACCGCCTGCACGAGCCTCTGGTGCCCAGTCCATCTGTGTTCAAGTGTTCAATCGCCTCCTCCGCT ACACCAGCAAAGTTCAAATGGTCCATCGATGAAATGGCAAGCCTCCTCCCAGTGCACATAGACCCCGAGGATATTCACCGCCAGGCTTTGTTTATGAGCCAGTCCAG GACGGACGCTGAAATTGAGCAAAAGCGACAGAATGCGATTGAACAA TTTTTCACTAAAGGTGCTATAGTTCCGTCGCCATGGGGACCGCTGGCGAGTAAACAGTCGACGCTGCTGAGTCACGAGAAAA GTTTATCGTCGCCGCTTGTAACGGAAGAACAGCCATCAGCAAAGAAAATACACG CGACCTGTCAGACAACTTTGTCTTTACCTGTGGACTTCGATATTGAAAAAGTATTgg GTGATTACTATAGGATGGATGAGGTCTCGGAGCAAGTTCAGGAGAGCCTCAGCTGCTCTTCACTGAGGCGGAAGCTTTTCCTCGACGGCCATGCCAGTGGCTCAGATTCATCCAGCCCTCCCAGCCCGGAGAGAGAGGCCCACGGTGGGAGCAGAGAGACGATATCACCGGTCATCGTATCACCCGTGAAGTGTGGGATCACAGCCACGACGCCTTCGTCC GGTCAGTTCTCATCCAGTCCTATCCAGGAACGAGGTCGTGCTTATAGTCTGGGCAGCATGACCAGTCCCATGTTTCCAGAACTGTCGTCTCCTCTGTTTAAGTCCCCCACCGTGTCCCCTATCGTCCTGCAGCACTCGATCACACCTCAGTCAG GTGAGAGGAAGCGATTGTCCTTCCTGACTCCTGACGGTCTTCCTTCCTGTAGCCAGAACGCGGCTGTAAACCGGTGTGGCCAGAGCCCGTACGTGGAGGGCTGTTCTCCCATTCGCAGCTGCTCTCCTCTCCGCGCTCACCACAGCAGCAGATCCTCCTCCGTCCTCCAACCACACCTCCAGGACAAGGAGGACATCTTCCTCAGCGAGTCTTTACCCACTATGGTGCTGGACTCGTGCTCCCCCGGGGTCCAGGCTAGGCATGGCGAGAGCCAGGGGTCCCTGCCCGTTTTGGAGAGGATGGAACAGAGCGAGCCAATTGAGGACGAGCTGGGACAAGCGTCTCCTCGTCCGTTCCCTGAAGAagacgaggaggaagaggaggtggaAGAGGTGGCGAGCGGAGAGGAGTTCTGTCGACTGAGCAGCTCGTCCAACGGAGAGAGTACGCGCATGTTCGTGTCGCTGCTGGCTGAGAGGAGCATAGCGCCGTATGACATTAGCATGCAG gtgGACAGCGGTTATAACACATACTCCACGTGCACCATCAGCCTTATGGACGCCGTCAGTACAGACAGCCAGAGCAAGGAGCCGCAGGACACACACACGACCGAGGAGGGACTCGCTCACTCTAAACACACTAAGTcgaag CTGTTACTGCCATCCCACTGA
- the dis3 gene encoding exosome complex exonuclease RRP44 isoform X1 produces MLKSKTFVKKTRSGGVLKIVREHYLRDDIWCGCEVCSECKEESPVLQREACIESNLCPFPHYLIPDTNVVLHQIDILEDPLIRNVIILQTVLQEVRHRSAPVYKRMKDTIHDKGKHFYTFTNEHHRETFVEREQGESANDRNDRAIRVAAKWYTEHLSKSASAAELKVVLLTNDRANKEKAEQSGVIAYRCEEYIKSLIGNPELVDRLALTSDDQIEISGSKLLFPEHLPLSKIQAGIKSGAFLQGSFRANTDNYLEATVFIHGEGGKTTEVLLQGLQNLNRAVHQDVVAVELFPKERWVAPSSVVLQDDQQNDEDTEEEEAEKKLESPVRDTSMLKPTGRVVGVIKRNWRPFCGMLNQSQIKEATRHLFTPADRRIPRIRIETRQALTLVGQRIIVAIDGWPRNSRYPNGHFVRNLGGAGDKETETEVLLLEHDVPHQSFSHAVLSFLPKMPWSITEEDLKVRADLRHLCVCSVDPPGCTDIDDALHCRELDNGNLEVGVHIADVSHFIRPGNALDQEAANRGTTVYLCEKRIDMVPELLSSNLCSLRSNVERLAFSCIWEMNHKAEIINTRFTKSVINSKASLTYAEAQMRIDDSSMNDEVTKSLRGLNTLAKILKGRRIEKGALTLSSPEVRFHIDSETHDPIDLQTKELKDTNSMVEEFMLLANISVAQKIYEEFSECALLRKHPAPPPSNYDILIKAAKSRDLVIRTDSAKALADSLNQATVENFPYFNTLLRILATRCMMQAVYFCSGMDNDFHHYGLASPIYTHFTSPIRRYSDIIVHRLLAVAIHADSTYPELMDKHKQSALCNNLNYRHKMAQYAQRASVAFNTQLFFKNRGVLNEEGFILFVRKNAIMILIPKFGLEGTVFFESKDRPGPRLRFDSEGPSLTVEDQHTFHIFDKVKVTISLDASNIQHQKIRMALLEPVIPGVSVSLPEPEPEAKKPKLDR; encoded by the exons ATGTTAAAGTCCAAAACGTTTGTTAAAAAGACCCGCTCGGGTGGCGTGTTGAAAATAGTACGTGAACATTACCTGCGAGATGATATTTGGTGCGGATGTGAAGTCTGTAGCGAGTGTAAAGAAGAATCTCCGGTATTGCAGCGTGAAGCCTGTATAGAGAGCAACCTGTGCCCCTTTCCTCACTATCTCATCCCGGATACTAATGTAGTCCTACATCAG ATCGACATTCTGGAGGACCCCCTGATCAGGAACGTGATCATCCTACAGACGGTTTTACAGGAAGTCCGACACAGAAGTGCTCCGGTGTACAAACGGATGAAAGATACTATCCATGACAAGGGGAAACATTTCTATACGTTCACTAATGAACATCACAG GGAGACATTTGTTGAAAGGGAGCAGGGTGAGAGCGCCAACGACCGCAACGACCGAGCCATTCGCGTGGCGGCTAAGTGGTACACGGAGCACCTGAGCAAATCGGCGAGCGCTGCAGAGCTGAAAGTGGTGCTGCTCACGAACGACCGCGCAAACAAGGAGAAAGCCGAGCAGAGCGGCGTGATCGCTTACAGGT GTGAGGAGTACATCAAAAGCCTGATTGGAAATCCCGAACTGGTGGACAGACTGGCACTGACCTCTGATGATCAA atTGAGATCAGTGGCAGTAAGCTGCTTTTCCCAGAGCATCTGCCTCTGTCCAAGATTCAGGCGGGCATCAAGAGCGGCGCCTTTCTGCAGGGGTCGTTCCGGGCAAACACTGACAACTACCTGGAGGCCACAGTCTTCATCCATGGAGAAGGAGGCAAGACCACAGAG gtTCTTCTTCAGGGCCTGCAAAACCTCAACCGGGCCGTGCACCAGGACGTCGTGGCTGTGGAGCTCTTCCCCAAAGAGCGCTGGGTCGCTCCTTCTTCTGTGGTGCTGCAGGACGATCAGCAGAATGATGAAGACACGGAGGAAGAAGAGGCAGAGAAGAAG TTGGAGAGCCCTGTACGGGATACCTCTATGCTAAAGCCCACTGGTCGCGTGGTGGGGGTTATCAAGAGGAACTGGCGACCCTTCTGCGGGATGCTCAACCAGTCTCAAATCAAAGAG GCCACCAGGCATCTGTTCACCCCGGCTGACCGACGAATCCCACGGATCCGCATCGAGACACGTCAGGCCTTAACACTGGTGGGCCAGAGGATAATCGTGGCCATTGACGGCTGGCCGAGGAATTCCAGATATCCCAAT GGTCACTTTGTGAGGAACCTGGGAGGTGCAGGTGATAAGGAGACCGAGACGGAGGTTCTGCTTTTAGAGCACGACGTTCCGCACCAGTCTTTCTCGCACGCCGTGCTCAGCTTCTTACCCAAAATGCCTTGGAGTATCACAGAAGAG GATCTGAAAGTGAGAGCGGATCTGAGGCACCTGTGCGTGTGCAGTGTCGACCCTCCTGGCTGTACAGATATTGATGATGCCTTGCACTGTCGTGAACTGGACAATGGAAACCTGgag GTCGGTGTCCATATCGCAGACGTGAGCCACTTTATTCGCCCAGGAAACGCGTTAGATCAGGAGGCAGCCAACAGAGGCACCACAGTCTATCTGTGTGAAAAG AGGATTGATATGGTTCCTGAGCTTCTGAGCTCTAACCTCTGCTCTCTGCGCTCCAATGTGGAACG GTTAGCATTTTCCTGTATTTGGGAAATGAACCACAAGGCTGAAATCATAAATACCCGCTTCACCAAGAGTGTCATCAATTCCAAG GCCTCTCTGACTTACGCTGAAGCTCAGATGCGAATCGATGACTCCAGCATGAACGATGAAGTCACCAAGAGTCTCCGGGGTCTGAACACGCTGGCCAAGATTTTAAAGGGCCGGCGAATTGAAAAAGG GGCCCTGACGCTGTCCTCTCCTGAAGTGCGGTTCCACATAGACAGCGAAACTCATGACCCTATAGACCTCCAGACCAAAGAGCTAAA AGACACTAACTCCATGGTGGAGGAGTTCATGTTGCTGGCGAACATCTCTGTGGCTCAGAAGATCTATGAGGAATTCTCAGAATGTGCTCTGCTCCGGAAACACCCCGCACCTCCTCCGTCCAACTACGACATCCTTATCAAGGCCGCCAAGTCAAGG GATCTAGTGATCCGGACGGATTCGGCCAAAGCTCTGGCGGATTCTCTGAACCAGGCCACTGTGGAGAATTTTCCCTACTTCAACACACTGCTGCGTATCCTGGCCACACGCTGCATGATGCAGGCTGTTTACTTCTGCTCGGGGATGGACAACGACTTCCACCATTACGGCCTGGCGTCTCCCATCTACACACACTTCACCTCGCCTATCAGGCG ataCTCTGACATCATAGTGCACCGGCTGCTGGCTGTGGCCATCCACGCTGACAGCACCTACCCCGAGCTCATGGACAAACACAAGCAGTCAGCTCTGTGCAACAACCTCAACTACAGACACAAGATGGCGCAGTATGCCCAGAGAGCCTCAGTGGCCTTCAACACACAG CTCTTCTTCAAGAACAGAGGCGTTCTGAACGAAGAAGGCTTCATTCTGTTCGTGAGGAAGAACGCCATCATGATCCTCATCCCAAAGTTCGGCCTGGAGGGCACGGTGTTCTTTGAGAGCAAGGACAGACCAGGACCACGGCTCCGCTTCGACTCCGAG GGCCCGTCCCTGACCGTGGAGGATCAGCACACCTTCCACATATTCGACAAGGTGAAAGTGACCATCAGTCTGGATGCCTCCAACATCCAGCACCAGAAGATCAGGATGGCTCTGTTAGAGCCGGTG ATCCCCGGTGTCAGTGTGTCGTTACCAGAACCGGAACCTGAGGCAAAGAAACCCAAACTGGATCGCTGA